In the genome of Hyalangium ruber, the window CGAGATTCCGGGCCAGGAGGAGAAGGAGCGCGGCTACTGGCGGGACGTGGGGAACATCGACGTGTACTACCAGTCCAACATGGACCTGGTGGAGGTGGACCCCGTCTTCAATCTCTACAACGACCGCTGGCCCATCTACACCCAGCCGCACAACTTCCCGCCGGCCAAGTTCGTCTTCGCCGACGAGGCCAACCACCGGGTGGGCAGCTCCACCGACTCGCTGGTCTCCGAGGGGTGCATCATCTCGGGCGGCCACGTGAACCGCTGCATCCTCTCGCCCAAAGTGCGCGTGAATTCGTACTCGGAGGTGCAGGACTCGCTGCTCTTCGAGAACGTCACCATCGGGCGGCGCTGCCGCATCCGCCGCGCCATCATCGACAAGAACGTGGAGATTCCTCCGGGCATGACGATTGGCTACGACCTGGAGGAGGACAAGCGGCGCTTCCATGTCACCTCGGGCGGCGTGGTGGTCATTCCCAAGGGCATGAAGGTGACGTGAGTCGCATGGCGGCTCCCGGCCTCAGACTGCGCCCTGCCACCGGAGAGGATCGGCGGGCGATGTGGTCGGTCCACTCCCGAGCGGTGGAGGCCCTCTGTCGGGGGGCCTACTCCGCCCAGGAGGTGCGGACGTGGGTGGAGTTGCTGCGGCCGGAGGGTTACCTGCGGCCGGACCTGCCGCGCACGGTGCTGGTGGCCGAGCGCGGGCACACCCTGGTGGGCTTCGGGCAGCTGGATGCGATGCTGGGCGAGTTGGAGGCCCTCTACGTGGCGCCCGAGGAGGTGGGCACCGGGGTGGGCTCTCGGCTGCTGGAGGCGCTGGAGGCCCTGGCCTGGCGGGCGGGGGCGCGGATGATGAACCTGGACGCCAGCCTCAACGCGGAGACGTTCTACCGCTCGCGCGGCTACCTGCGGCTGCACGCGGCGCGGCGCATCCTCACCGCGGAGGTCCAGCTGTCGTGTGTGCGGATGCAGAAGCGTCGGCCCGCCCTCGCGCTGGGCGAGGGCCGGGGAGGAGGGCTCCTGTCCCCTCGCCCCGGGCCGTGAACCCGCGCGCTACTGGAAGGCGGCCTTCACCTCGGGCTTGTTGAGCACGATGAGGGCGTAGATGCCCGCCGGCAGACCGATGCAGCCACAGGGGCAGCACGGCAGGAGCGCGACGATGGAGGCCGCCATCGCCAGCCCGTAGCTCTGCAGGCCCTTCATCTTGATGGCACCGAAGATGATGAAGCCGTTGACGGCCATCGAGATCAACGGGCCGATGGCGCCCACCGAGGCCGACGAGGTGCTGGCGGACTTGAGCCAGTCCGGCAGGTCCGGGTTGCTGAGGATCTGGTTGAGCTGCTCCTGCTGAGCCGCTGACCCTCCCATGAGTGACCCCACCAGGCTCACCAAGGCATAGGCGATGCCCAGGCCTCCGGCGACCATCAACAGGATGGCGGGAACCGATACCGTGTTCCTCGCATCCGGCGCTCCTCCGTACGTGTTCTCCAAGCTCCCCTCCCAATCAGGTGCCGCAGGGCCGCTCCCGTGGGAGCGACCCTTTCCGGCCGGGGATTCCACCCGGAGGACGCGATGGGCGCCAGAGAATTGATGCGCCTTTCATGCTCTCCGGGTCTGTTCCCCGCTCAAGCCTTGAACGTCAGCAGCGGCGCCATGCGCGCCACCTCGCGCACGATGCCGGCCTCCACCTGCGAGGCCACCACCGGCCCGATGGGCTTGTAGGCGGCCGGCGCCTCCTCGACGCGGCGCTCCTGGCGCAGGGTGATGCAGTCCACGCCGGTGAGCCCCAGCGCCTCCTCGCGCCGATCCGCCCCCCCCCGCGACATGTCGAAGCGCGAGCGCGCCCGCCCCGCGCCGTGCGAGGCCGAGGCCAGCGCCGCCGCGTCGCCGCATCCCACCATGAGGTAGGAGGCCGCCCCCATGGAGCCGGGGATGATGACGGGCTGCTCGGCCTCCGCGGGGCAGGCGCCCTTGCGCGCCAGCCAGCCGCCCTCGTACGGCAGGGTGATGTTGTGCGGCACGTCGTAGACGAGCGGCGCCTCCACGTCCCCGAACAGCTCGCGCAGGGTGAGCCGCAGCAGCTCCGCCAGCAGCAGCCGGTTGAGGAAGGCGTAGTTGGCGGCGGTGGCCTCGGCCCGGAGGTACTCCGCCACGAGCGCGGGCTCCCCCAGCGGGAGGATGCCGCTGTCCGGGTAGGGCGCCCCGGCCGGCCACGCGGCGCGCGCCCGGTCCTGCCAGGCCATGCCCACGTGCTTGCCCACGTCGCGCGAGCCGGAGTGGATCATGAAGGCCAGCTGGCCCTCGCGCACACCCCACTCCCACGCCCGCGTGCGGTCCGTCACCGCTTCCACGCGCTGCACCTCGACGAAGTGGTTGCCCCCGCCGATGGTGGCCAGGCCCGCGTCGCGCACCACGCCCGGCTTCACCAGCCCCGAGGGTGCCCAGCTCGGCTCGCCCTCCAGCGCCCCGCCCAGGTGGATGCGGGTGGACTCCTTGTCGAGCTGGGCCAGGTCCGCCTTCGCGGCACAGCCCAGCGGCTGCTCCATGGACTCCAGGAGCCAGCCCGGAATGCCATCGCGCAGCAGCGCCTCGGCGGCGCGCGAGGACATGGACACATCCCGCGTGCCGAAGAAGTAGTGGCCCTTCATCCGCTCGACGAAGGCGTCGCGGCGGGAGAGGAAGGCCTCCACGCCAATGTCCGCGACATGCAGGCGCATGCCGCAGTTGATGTCCGTGCCCACGGCCCCGGGCACGACCAGGCCGCGCGTGTGCAGCACCGAGCCGATGGCCACGCCGGAGTCACCCGGGTGGAAGTCGGGAGTGGCGCGCACGCGCAGGACGGCGCCACCCGTGGGGTGCTTCAGGGCGGCGAGGTGGGCGAGTTGCCGGAAGGCCTTGCCCTCCACGGGCAGGTCCGGCGGGAGGAGGACTTCCGCGGGCGGCGCGTTCGCGTCGCCCAGGAGGCGGACGGTGTAGAGGTGACCGTCATAGGTCACCTCGAGCCCCTCACGGGCGAGTGCCCGGAGAAGCCGATTCAGGTTCGGCTGCATGACCCAACTCGGAGCTACCCCGCGCCCGGAAGGCACGGGGGGACGTGGACGAATGAGAGAGGGGGACCTCGGGTCAGCAGCCGCGGTCGCCGGACGGCGCGAGGCCGTCCTTCAGGCGCCCTGGACGCGGGGGGCCTCTTGCGCCTGACACCCCCAGCGTTTTTTTCGTTTACGATGGAATAGTCGGAGTTCACCCTCGTGACGTGTCCAGCGACGAAGGGTGCGGCCACGCGCGCCTTATGTGAGGCTGCACCGCGTGGGGATCCTGGAACGTGTACGCGTCGAATGGGCAGCGGCCACCTTCGGCCTGCTGGTCGGCGTCACGATGGTGTACGTGCCGTACGAGTTCGTCATCAGCCTCTACCAGATCATCTACCCGCACATCCGCCTGCTGGGGGCCGTGTTCCTGGTGAGCTCGGCGACGATGGTCGCCGCCATGCTGTACCCGGACTGGCCTTCCTGGGTTGGCTGGCTCGGGCGCGGCGCGTTCCTCGGAGCGATCGCGGTCTACTGGTGGACGGTCACCATCCTCCCCCGAGGGATGACCGGAGCGCTGCTCTACCCGCTGATGGTGGCCGGGCTGCTCGGCGAGACGCTGCCGCGCTGGCGCGACCGGGGCCTGTTCCTCCCGTTCCTCGCCTCGCTCGCGCTCGCCTTCGGGGGGCTCATGCTCCTCGACCCGCGCTACTTCGGGCAGGCCCTCTTCGCGGCGCTCCAGCCCGTGGTGCTGCCGGTCGGGCTGCTCTACCTGGGAGGCGGGCTGCTGCTGTTCATCGCGCTCGTCCGCCGGTGGTGCGGGCTGGTGCGCCTCGCGGTGGGCGTCCTCGGAGTCCTCTTCGTCTACCTGGGCTTCGTGCTCGCCTCGTCCCGCTCGTGGGCCGGGATGGAGATCTACCTCGTGATCGCGGCGGAGTGCCTCCTCGCGCTGGTGCTGCGCCGGATGCCCCAGCCTTCCGGGGTGCGCTGGCGCCTGTTCCGCGGGATGGCGTTCGCCTCGGTGCTGCCCATCCTCGGCCTGGGCGCCATCGTCTCGGTGCTCGCGCAGAAGGCCATCGAGCGCGAGCTGCGCGGCAACGCGCGGCAGGCCGTCGCGGCCGAGGTCGCCTGGCTGGAGCAGACCGCCTCCATGGCCCGCGCCATGCTGCTCACGCACTCCGAGGACCCCGCCTTCCTCGCGGGGGTGCGCGCGCGCGAGCCGATCGTCATGCAGTCCCGGGTGGCGATGCTGGAGCACCAGCCGGGCCTCTTCGATGCCGCCTGGCTGCTCGACAGCACCGGCGATCCGCTGGTGCCCTCCTTCCGCCTCGGCCCCGTCCACGCCAACCTGGCTCACCGGGACTACTTCCAACTGGTGCAGCGCGACGGTCAGCCCTCCCTGTCCCTGCCCTACATCAACGCCGTCGGCTTGCCGTTCGTCGCCTTCGCCGTGCCGGTGGACGCGGACCTGTTGCGCCGCGACGTCCTCGCCGGCGGCATCTCACTGGTCCGCCTGGGGCTCCAGCCCACGCTCGCCTCTCGCAGCTACCACGTGCAGCTCTTCGATCAGCGCGACGGCAGCCTCCTGCGCGACACGGAGCACGGAGATGTGCTCACCCGCGCGAAGGTCCTCTCCCTCGTGGGTGAGGGGGCCCTCTCCACGCCCGAGGGCATGACCGAGGCGTTCGATCCCTCCGGGCGGCGCCTGCTCATCGCGCATGGCCAGGTGCCGGGCGCGCCGTGGACCGTCGCGGTGACCACGCCCCTGCGCGAGGCCTTCGCGCCGGTGACACGGCTGAGCGCCCTCGTCGTGGGCATCGCGGTGCTCGCTGGCGCCATCGCGCTCCTCTTGTCCCAGTGGGTGGGCCGGGACGTGGCGCAGCGGCTCGAGGTGCTCCGGGATGGCTTCACCGGCCTGGGAACACTGCCGCTCGACCACCCGGTGCCCGCCCGCGGCGACGACGAGCTGGCGCAGCTCACCTCGGGCTTCAACGAGATGGCGGCCCGAATCGATCGGACGCAGAAGGAGCTGCGCGAGGCGATCGCCATCCGGGACCAGTTCCTGTCCATCGCCAGCCACGAGCTGCGCACGCCGCTCACCCCGCTCAAGGCGACAGTGGATCTGCTGCTGCGCAAGGCCGACGCGGGGCAGGGGCTCGACCCAGAGAAGCAGCGCGCCACGCTCGAGCGGCTGCGGCGCCAGGTGGAGCGGCTTACCCGGCTCGTCAACGACATGCTGGATGTGGCCCGCATCCAGTCCGGCCGCTTCTCCCTCAAGCCCTCCCCGGTCGACCTGTGCGCGCTGGCGCGAGAGGTCGTCGATCGCACCCAGCATGCCCAGCGCGACCGGAGCGCTCCCATTCAGCTCACGCTCGCCACGGAGTCCCTGGTCGGCCAGTGGGACGAGCAGCGCCTGGACCAGCTGCTGACCAACCTCATCGAGAACGCGGTGCGCTACTCCCCTCCTGATGCCCCCATCCAGGTGCGCGTGCGGCCCGAGGGCTCCGGCGCGCTGCTCGAGGTGGAGGACCGGGGAATCGGCATCCCCCCCGAGAACCTGTCCCACCTCTTCATGCCCTTCTACCGGGCGCCCAACGCGGCGAAGCACTACGCCGGCGGCCTGGGGCTGGGGCTCTCCATCTGTCGGGAGATCGTCGAGCGCCACCACGGCACCTTGCGCGCCACGAGCGCGGGCGTCGGGCAGGGCACCTGTTTCTCCGCCTTCCTCCCCAAGACAGTGGCTCCCAAAGAGGGGGGTTCCTGAGGGAAAACCTCAGCGAGCGGCGCGCTCGCCCCCAGGCCCGGTGATTGTCGGGCAGCGCTCCAGGCGGGCAGGCTCGGACGGTTTCGCGCCGCTCCGCGCTGGACCCCCTGGGTCAGGACGATCCACGATGTGCTAGGAGCGGCGTATGGCGAACAGGCAGCGGGGTCCCCTACCCCCGGTGATGTCCACCGAGGAGACGCGCGTCAAGCCTCCCGAAGAGGACGAGGCGGAGCTGCCTCCCGAGGAGCCCTCCTGGGATCCGCAGCGGGATCAGACGCAGCTCCTCTCCAACACGAATCCGCCCGCCCCCTCCTGGGAAGACGGAGACGAGGCGACGCCTCCCGTCCCCCGGAAGATCGACCCGATTCCGCTCGCGGGCCCGGACGACAAGACGCGCCCCATTCCTCGCAAGACCGGCGCCCGTCCCGCCCTCCAGGACCCGGACGACGCGACGCGCCCCATTCCCCGCAAGACGGGCGCCCGCCCCGCCCTGCCGGATCCCGACGTCCAGGGCCCCGACGAAGTCACGGGCCCCGTGCCCCTGCCTCGCAAGACCGGCGCCCGCCCCGCGCTGGAGGATCCGGACGACGCCACGCGCCCCATTCCTCGCAAGACCGGGGCTCGCCCCGCCCTGCAGGACGCGGACGACGCCACGCGCCCCATTCCTCGCAAGTCCCAATCCATTCCTGGCAAGTCCAACGCCGCCCTGCCCTGGGAGCCCAAGGAGGATGACGACGTCGCGTTCCCCACGACGGCCATGCAGCAACTGCCGCCCATCGTCACCGCGCCCTACACGCCGCCTCCGACGCCTTCGGGGGGGCCTCCCGTCCTGAGCCCCGTCGCCGCTCCGCCTCCGCGCGTCCCGGCGAGCGCCCCATTCCAGATTCCGCTCACCACCCAGCCCGAGTACCACCCGGCCGGTGGGCCTTCCGCGCCGGAGCACTTCCCCACCGAGCCGGTCCGCCTCCCCTCGAAGCCTCCGGCTCCGAGCCCCGTCTTCACCCAGCCCAACTACGTCTCGCCGCCCTCCGCCCCGGTGGCCCCCATCGTCACCGCGCCGCACCTCGTCCCGGCCCCGAAGGCCGTGGCCAGCGCGGAGCCTCCGGCGGAGGAGCTGCGCACGGCGTTCTCGAACAAGGCGGCCCTCATCGCCGACCTCGTGAAGGCGACCTTCGCGCGCCGAAGCTACGGGATTGCTCCCTACCGGCTGCGCATCGATGAGCCGGATGGCCCCAGCACCGCCGGCGGGCTCCACGCCCGACAGCCCATCTCGCTCGTGGCCAACCTGGAGTCGACCCCCACCATCGTCTGTGGCTGGGTGGACGTCGCGAAGAAGGAAGCCCAGCTGCGCAGCTACGGCGTGGTGGTGAAGCGCCACCAGAACCGCTACCGCGAGGGCTTCGACATCACCGAGGAGGAGTACGAGCGGTTCCTCAACGAGCTGGTCGACACCCTCTTCTACGGCGGCATCAAGATCCTGGTGATGGTTCCGGACGACCAGGAGGCCCAGCAGGCCCAATCCCCCGGACAGGCTCCGGCGCAGCAGCGCGCCCCCCGCTCCTCGTTCCTTGGGAAGCTGCTGCTCGCGGCGCTCGCCTTCGCGCTGGGGCTGGGCGTGGGGATGAACAAGGAACAACTGACACCTGTGTTCGAAGCCGTCTTCGGCCAGCGCTGAGCATGTCTATGCGGTCCACTCGAGTCCTCCTGGTGGCGGCCTGGGTCCTCCTGGTCGCCGGTTGTCCCCGTCCCACCCGCGCTCCCGTCACCCGAGCAGAGGATGCGCTGGTCGAAGTCTCCCAGCCGCTCGAACTTCGGGACGATGGAACCCCCGCGGCGCTCCGGATCGCCATCGCCGAGAGTCTCGTCTGGCTGAAAACCCGGCCCGTGGAGGAGCGCCTCGTCTTCGGCAAGCGCGAGGTGCCGGCCACGGAGCTGCGCGCCGCGCTCGAGCGCCTGCACGCGCGCATCACCGATGACCTGAGCCCCCAGGCTCTCACGGCGCGAGTCCTCGAGGAGTTCGAGCCCCTGGAGTCCGCGGGCGGCGACGATGGCCAGGTGCTCTTCACCGGCTATTACGAGCCCACCATCGAAGCCAGCCTCACGCGGACCGAGGAGTACGCCGTCCCCATCCTCGGGCCTCCGGGGGACTTGATCGAAGTTCCCCTGGAGCCGTTCGCCGAGCGATTCAAGGCGGAGCGCGTCTTCGGGCGCCTGGAGGGGCGGCGGGTGGTGCCCTACTGGAACCGGGCGGAGATTCGCGGCGGGAAGCTGGACAGCCGCAAGCTGGAGCTGGCCTGGGCGAAGGACCCCGTGGCGCTCTTCTTCGTGGAGGTGCAGGGCAGCGGCACGCTGCGGCTGCCCGACGGGAGCGAGCGACGCATCGGCTACGCGGCCTCGAACGGGCGCCCCTACCGCAGCATCGGCTCGCTCCTCATCCAGGAGGGCGTCATCCCCCGCGAAGCGATGTCGATGCAGGCGCTGCGGGCCTGGCTGGCGGAGAACCCCTCCCAGTGCCACCGCGTGCTCGACTTCAACGAGTCCTATGTCTTCTTCCGCTTCCTGGAGAGCGCCTCGGTAGGCTCGCTCGGGCGGCCGGTGACGCCGGGCCGCTCCATCGCCACGGACGCGCGCATGTTCCCCAAAGGCGCGCTCGCCTTCATCCACACCGAGCGGCCCGTGGTCCGCGCCGACGGGGTGGTCGAGTGGAAGCCCTTGTCGCGCTTTGTGCTGAACCAGGACACGGGCGGTGCCATCCGTGGCGCGGGCCGCGTGGATGTCTTCTGGGGCCGAGGGCCCGAGGCGGAGCTGTCCGCGGGGATGATGAAGCAGAAAGGCCGGCTGCTCTTCCTCGTCCCGCGCCTCGGTAGGTCGGCCCCGTAGAACCCGGTATCGTTCCGGTCATGTCCAAGACCGAGTCCGCTCCGGCCGGGGCCGCTGTCGCCAAGGCGCCAATTCCCGCCTCGCAGTGCCCGCACCTGGGCGCGGAGTACAACCCCTTCACGGGCGAGCACCTGCAGAACCCCTTCCCCTTCTTCGCGCGGCTGCGCAAGGAGGCACCGGTCACCTTCAGCCCCATGTTCGGCGCGTGGCTCATCAGCCGCTACGACGACATCTGCGAGGTGCTGAAGAACCCGAACAGCTACTCCTCGGCCAACATCGTCGCCACCACGGGGGACCTGTCGCCCGAGGCCCAGGCCATCCTCGGACATGGAGAGCTCGTCAGCCCCAGCCCGCTCAGCACCGATCCGCCCGAGCACACGCGCCTGCGCCGACTGCTGCAGCCGGCGTTCATGCCCGCCCGCATCGTGCGCCAGGAGCTCCTCATCCGGCGCATCGCCAACGATCTGATCGGCGGGTGAAGACCTGGGGCTCCCACTTCTTCGGGCTGCTGTTCGGCAAGGTGCCGCCCGAGGTGCAGCCCGTGCTGGCCCGCAGCGTCGTCGAGTACAAGCGCTACTGCCAGGACCTCATCGAGGACCGCAAGCGCAACCCCCGCGAGGACCTGACCAGCTACCTGGTACACGCCGAGGCCACGGGAGATGCCCTGACGATGCACGAGCTCGTCTCGCTGCTGAGCGCCTCGCTCCTGGCCGCGGCGCAGGAGACGACGACGGCCCAGCTCGGCATCAGCCTCAAGCTGCTGCTGGAGCAGCCGGAGCGCTGGCAGCAGCTCCTGAAGGACCGCTCCCTCGTGCCCAAGGCCGTGGAGGAGTGCTCGCGCCTGGAGTCAGTGTCCCACTACATGATCCGCACGGCGGTCGAGGATGTGCAGGTGGGCGGAGTGCTGCTGCCGAAGGGCTCGCGCCTCATCCTGCTCTACACCTCCGCCAACCACGATGAGACGCAGGTGGAGCACCCGGAGCGCTTCGACCTGCACCGGGACAACCCGCCCAACCTCACGTGGGGCCGTGGCCTTCACTTCTGCATCGGAGCCCAGCTGGCCCGGCTGGAGCTGCGCGTCGGAATCGAACAGCTCCTCGAGCGCATCCCGGACATGCGCCTCGTGCCGGGCCAGGATGTCGGCTACCAGTACGATCTGCCGCTGCTGCGCAACATCCGGCGCCTGCACGTCGAGTGGCCGGTGCGCTGACTCAGCGGGAGAACCCGGTGAGGCGCACCGTGAGCTGGTACAGCTCCTGGTGGTGGAAGGGCTTGCGCAGCTCGGTCAGGTTCGGGCCATCTCCGAACTCCCGGATGAGGTCCTCCCACGAGTATTCGGAGTAGGCCGAGCAGATCACCACCGCCTGCTCGGGAAGCACCTTGCGCAGCTCGCGCAGCGTCTCCACGCCGCTCCAGCCCGGGGGCATGAGGTAGTCCAGGAAGACCAGCGCGTAGGGGCGGCCCTCCGCCATCGCCGCGCGCGCCATGGCGAGCCCCTCCTGCCCCTGGAAGGCCGAGTCCACCTCGAACACGGGCTCGGAGGCTTCCGCCGCGGAGACCGTCAAGCCGAACAGCGCCTCCTCCAGCTCCGACAACTCCTCCTGGCTGCCCATGTGCTCGGGGCTCAGCACCCGGCGAAAGTCCCGGTGGATGGACTCCGAGTCATCGATGACCAGGATCCGCTTCTTGCGCGTGCGCTCGCTCACGGTATTGCCTCGGAGACCTCGGGCCGCACCAGGGGAGTCAGGATCTCCTTCCAGTGGGTGAAGAGGGAGAAGTGTCCGCCGCCGGGGAGGAAGTGCGGCACGGTCCGCGGGATGCGCGAGGCGAGGTAGCGCCCCATCTGCGGCGGGACGATGCTGTCCCCCTCCCAGTACCAGAGGTGTACGCGTGAGCGGATCTCCTCCAGCGGGAAGCCCCAGCCTCCCACGAGGATGGCGGCCTCGCGGCGCATGCCTCGGATGCCCTGGCGTGAGGCCTCGGAGCGCCAGCCCTGGACCTGGGCGGCGATGGCCGGGTCCGACAAGGTGGTGCGGTCCGCGGGCGAGCAGTGCGCCATGAGCGCCGACAGCGCGCGCGAGGGGTTGCGGCGCACCGACCGGTCATGCATGGCCATGAGCGGGTGCAGCACCCACTCGGGCCAGCCGGCCATCGTGTAGGCGTTGCGGTAGTCGCGGTTGACGCCCTCCATGGCTCCGGGGCGGTTGAAGGGCGCGGCGCCGGCGACGATGGCCACGTGGGTGAGGCGCTCGCCCAGGCGCCAGGCGCACGCGGCCGCATACGGGCCTCCGGCGGACACCCCGAAGAGGGCGAAGCGGCCCAGCCCCAGCATGTTGGCCAGCTGCTCGATGTCCGAGGGGCAGTCGAGCAGCGTGCGCTCCGGCTGGTAGTCGGACAGGCCGTAGCCCGGCCGGTCGGGGGTGATGAGGCGCACGCCCAGGCTGTAGGTGAGGTTGTCGTCCGGGTGCCGCATGTAGCGCGAGCCCGGGTTGCCATGGAGGAAGACGACCGGCATGCCGGCCGGATCTCCAGACTCGACGAAGGCGAGCCGGCGCCCGTCCCTCAGGCGAATGGTCCCCTCTCGCAGTGGCGTCATCGGCATCTTCATCGCGATCATGACTCCATGTGCCGTGAGCGCGCGGAAATCCACTCGGTGATGGCGGGCCAGACCTTGGTGGGACTCTTGCTCGAGGCCGACAGGCCGATGTGGCCTACCGGGAAGCGCAGCGTCTGGTGGTCCTGGCCGCCCACCAGGCGCGTCAGCGGCTCGCTCATGGGGGGCGGAGCGATGGTGTCCTGCTCGGCGATGATGTTGAGCACGGAGCAGCGGATGCGCCCCAGGTCCACGCGCTCGCCGCCCACCTCCATCTTCCCCTGGCAGAAGAGGTTCTGCTGGTAGCAGTCCTTGATGTACTGGCGATAGACCTCGCCGGGGAAGGGCACGGCGTCGGCGCCCCAGCGCTCCATGGCGAGGAAGGTGGTGACGTACTCCGGATCGTCGATCTGCCGACACACGTCCAGCCAGCGCGTGAGGCGCTGCACGGGGGCAGCGGCGAAGAAGCCGCTCTCCAGCACGCGCGAGGGGATGTTGCCGTAGGCATCCACCAGCGAGTCCACATCGAAGTGCCGGGGCTGGGTCCACAGCGAGTAGATGCCGCCGTGGCTGAAGTCCACGGGGGTGGCCTGCGCCACGAAGTTGCGCACGCCCTCGGGGTACAGGCTCGTGTAGGCCAGGGCCAGGGTGCCGCCCATGCAGTAGCCGTAGAGGGTGAGCTCGTCACTCTGGCTGGCGCGCAGCGTCCAGCGCACCGCCTGGCGCACCAGGCCTCCCAGCAGCTCGGGCCAGTCGAGGTGCTGCTCCTCCGGTCCGGCGATGCCCCAGTCGATGGCGTAGACGTCGAAGCCGGCGCGGGTGAGGTGCTCGATCAGGCTGCGCCCGGGCAGGAAGTCGAGGATGTACCACCGGTTGATCATCGAGTAGGCGAAGAGGATGGGCGTGCGGTAGCGGCGCTGGGGCGCGGCATAGCGCAACAGGCGCAGGGAGCCACGGGTGTACACCACCGTGTGCGGGGTGGGGCTGAGGGGCGGCTCACGTACGCCGGAGGCCTTCTCGATGATGGGCCGCAGGTACGGGTACGGGTTGAGGGGGCGCTGCTCGAAGGCCTGCGAGAGCGCCCGAGAGAGCTCGACCTGACCCGAGACGAAGGAGCGGAAGCGCTGGAAGGTATTGGGCGACATGGAGACTCTCCGGGCGCTCAGGTGCCGCGCTTGCGGCGCGGGACGGGCTCGAGGGGCGGTGCTTCCTCCAGGGACTTGCCGGGCGGCTCGGCGCGCTCCTGGCGCTCGAGCAGATCCACGACCAGCTCGAGCTGCGAGCCCAGCGCCTCGACCTGGTGATTCAGGCGACGGAGCTGCTCGCGCATGGCCTCCACCTCGGAGGACGCGGGCAGCCGCAGCGCCTGAAGCGCTCGCTCCTGCAGGGACTGGCGACGGATGCGCAGGTCGAACCCCCGCCGCATCACCCCACCGCTGAAGCGCAGCCAGGTGGGACTCTCACTCAGCCGCGCGGTGACCTTGGTCAGGCCGCGCTCAGCCTTGTTGAAGACACGGCCCGTTCGGGTCTCGGCACTGGTGAGACGTCCGACCAGCTTGAGGCCGCGGGCCAGCAGCCCCTTGGGAGGGGGGCGAGAGGAGTGATTCATGGGCGCACAATCTAACCAAACGCCGGGCCATGCACGCCTCTCGTCATGATCGACCTACACTGCGGGTCTTAGCGCGGCGGCTTCCCTCTACCATCGGTCACTTACGGCGCTCCCGGACGTCGTGACATGGTCCGCTCTCCCCCACGCGCGGAAGCGCCTGCCACAGACACGCCGTGAATCATCCTCCGCTGAACCGCCTCGTCCTGGTGTCCGTTCTCCTTTCACTCGGGATGGCCTGCCGAGATCCGGCGCCCGCCTCCCTGGCTGCCCACCCGGCGCCGCCCCATGTCTCTCCCGAGGCGCCGGGCACGCCGTTCGACCTGGGCGAGGTGATCCGCCGCGCCCACTTCGCCTACCGGCCCGAGGGGAACGGCTGGACCGCCGGCCATGGCACCTGGTCCGCGCGCGCCACCGCGCAGGGCCTCACCATCACCCCG includes:
- a CDS encoding GNAT family N-acetyltransferase, with the translated sequence MWSVHSRAVEALCRGAYSAQEVRTWVELLRPEGYLRPDLPRTVLVAERGHTLVGFGQLDAMLGELEALYVAPEEVGTGVGSRLLEALEALAWRAGARMMNLDASLNAETFYRSRGYLRLHAARRILTAEVQLSCVRMQKRRPALALGEGRGGGLLSPRPGP
- a CDS encoding RtcB family protein, giving the protein MQPNLNRLLRALAREGLEVTYDGHLYTVRLLGDANAPPAEVLLPPDLPVEGKAFRQLAHLAALKHPTGGAVLRVRATPDFHPGDSGVAIGSVLHTRGLVVPGAVGTDINCGMRLHVADIGVEAFLSRRDAFVERMKGHYFFGTRDVSMSSRAAEALLRDGIPGWLLESMEQPLGCAAKADLAQLDKESTRIHLGGALEGEPSWAPSGLVKPGVVRDAGLATIGGGNHFVEVQRVEAVTDRTRAWEWGVREGQLAFMIHSGSRDVGKHVGMAWQDRARAAWPAGAPYPDSGILPLGEPALVAEYLRAEATAANYAFLNRLLLAELLRLTLRELFGDVEAPLVYDVPHNITLPYEGGWLARKGACPAEAEQPVIIPGSMGAASYLMVGCGDAAALASASHGAGRARSRFDMSRGGADRREEALGLTGVDCITLRQERRVEEAPAAYKPIGPVVASQVEAGIVREVARMAPLLTFKA
- a CDS encoding ATP-binding protein, coding for MGILERVRVEWAAATFGLLVGVTMVYVPYEFVISLYQIIYPHIRLLGAVFLVSSATMVAAMLYPDWPSWVGWLGRGAFLGAIAVYWWTVTILPRGMTGALLYPLMVAGLLGETLPRWRDRGLFLPFLASLALAFGGLMLLDPRYFGQALFAALQPVVLPVGLLYLGGGLLLFIALVRRWCGLVRLAVGVLGVLFVYLGFVLASSRSWAGMEIYLVIAAECLLALVLRRMPQPSGVRWRLFRGMAFASVLPILGLGAIVSVLAQKAIERELRGNARQAVAAEVAWLEQTASMARAMLLTHSEDPAFLAGVRAREPIVMQSRVAMLEHQPGLFDAAWLLDSTGDPLVPSFRLGPVHANLAHRDYFQLVQRDGQPSLSLPYINAVGLPFVAFAVPVDADLLRRDVLAGGISLVRLGLQPTLASRSYHVQLFDQRDGSLLRDTEHGDVLTRAKVLSLVGEGALSTPEGMTEAFDPSGRRLLIAHGQVPGAPWTVAVTTPLREAFAPVTRLSALVVGIAVLAGAIALLLSQWVGRDVAQRLEVLRDGFTGLGTLPLDHPVPARGDDELAQLTSGFNEMAARIDRTQKELREAIAIRDQFLSIASHELRTPLTPLKATVDLLLRKADAGQGLDPEKQRATLERLRRQVERLTRLVNDMLDVARIQSGRFSLKPSPVDLCALAREVVDRTQHAQRDRSAPIQLTLATESLVGQWDEQRLDQLLTNLIENAVRYSPPDAPIQVRVRPEGSGALLEVEDRGIGIPPENLSHLFMPFYRAPNAAKHYAGGLGLGLSICREIVERHHGTLRATSAGVGQGTCFSAFLPKTVAPKEGGS
- a CDS encoding murein transglycosylase A, coding for MSMRSTRVLLVAAWVLLVAGCPRPTRAPVTRAEDALVEVSQPLELRDDGTPAALRIAIAESLVWLKTRPVEERLVFGKREVPATELRAALERLHARITDDLSPQALTARVLEEFEPLESAGGDDGQVLFTGYYEPTIEASLTRTEEYAVPILGPPGDLIEVPLEPFAERFKAERVFGRLEGRRVVPYWNRAEIRGGKLDSRKLELAWAKDPVALFFVEVQGSGTLRLPDGSERRIGYAASNGRPYRSIGSLLIQEGVIPREAMSMQALRAWLAENPSQCHRVLDFNESYVFFRFLESASVGSLGRPVTPGRSIATDARMFPKGALAFIHTERPVVRADGVVEWKPLSRFVLNQDTGGAIRGAGRVDVFWGRGPEAELSAGMMKQKGRLLFLVPRLGRSAP
- a CDS encoding cytochrome P450, producing the protein MKTWGSHFFGLLFGKVPPEVQPVLARSVVEYKRYCQDLIEDRKRNPREDLTSYLVHAEATGDALTMHELVSLLSASLLAAAQETTTAQLGISLKLLLEQPERWQQLLKDRSLVPKAVEECSRLESVSHYMIRTAVEDVQVGGVLLPKGSRLILLYTSANHDETQVEHPERFDLHRDNPPNLTWGRGLHFCIGAQLARLELRVGIEQLLERIPDMRLVPGQDVGYQYDLPLLRNIRRLHVEWPVR
- a CDS encoding response regulator, translated to MSERTRKKRILVIDDSESIHRDFRRVLSPEHMGSQEELSELEEALFGLTVSAAEASEPVFEVDSAFQGQEGLAMARAAMAEGRPYALVFLDYLMPPGWSGVETLRELRKVLPEQAVVICSAYSEYSWEDLIREFGDGPNLTELRKPFHHQELYQLTVRLTGFSR